One Kitasatospora sp. NBC_01287 DNA window includes the following coding sequences:
- a CDS encoding biotin carboxylase N-terminal domain-containing protein: protein MRKVLIANRGEIAVRVARACSDAGIASVAVYAEPDRDALHVRAADEAYALGGDTPATSYLDIAKVLKAAADSGADAVHPGYGFLSENAEFAQAVLDAGLIWIGPPPQAIRDLGDKVTARHVAQRAGAPLVAGTPDPVAGPDEVVAFATEHGLPVAIKAAFGGGGRGLKVARTLEEIPELFESAVREAVAAFGRGECFVEQYLDNPRHVETQCLADQHGNVVVVSTRDCSLQRRHQKLVEEAPAPFLTEEQNAELYRASKAILREAGYVGAGTCEFLVSQDGLISFLEVNTRLQVEHPVTEEVTGIDLVREMFRIADGEELGYDDPAIRAHSFEFRINGEDPGRNFLPAPGTVTLFAPPSGPGVRLDAGVETGSVIGPAWDSLLAKLIVTGRDRKQALERARRALAEFKVEGMATAIPFHQAVVSDPAFAPETHGQDGPFSIYTRWIETEFDNTIPPFAGGAVDGEESNERETVVVEVGGKRIEVSLPASLGVGSAPAAAAGGAGKAKRRVGAKKAGTAVSGDTLASPMQGTIVKVAVAEGQQVAEGELIVVLEAMKMEQPLNAHKAGTIVGLKAEVGASVSSGAALCEIKD from the coding sequence GTGCGCAAGGTGCTCATCGCCAACCGCGGGGAAATCGCCGTCCGCGTCGCCAGGGCCTGCTCGGACGCCGGTATCGCCAGCGTCGCCGTCTACGCCGAGCCAGACCGGGACGCGCTGCACGTCCGCGCGGCCGACGAGGCCTACGCTCTCGGCGGCGACACCCCCGCGACCAGCTACCTGGACATCGCCAAGGTCCTCAAGGCGGCCGCGGACTCGGGGGCGGACGCCGTCCACCCGGGTTACGGCTTCCTCTCCGAGAATGCCGAGTTCGCCCAGGCCGTGCTCGACGCCGGCCTGATCTGGATCGGCCCGCCGCCGCAGGCCATCCGTGACCTCGGCGACAAGGTCACCGCCCGGCACGTCGCCCAGCGGGCCGGCGCGCCCCTGGTGGCCGGCACCCCGGACCCGGTCGCCGGGCCGGACGAGGTGGTCGCCTTCGCGACCGAGCACGGCCTGCCGGTCGCCATCAAGGCGGCCTTCGGCGGCGGCGGGCGCGGCCTGAAGGTGGCCCGCACGCTGGAGGAGATCCCGGAGCTCTTCGAGTCCGCGGTGCGCGAGGCGGTCGCCGCCTTCGGGCGCGGCGAGTGCTTCGTCGAGCAGTACCTGGACAACCCGCGGCACGTCGAGACCCAGTGCCTGGCCGACCAGCACGGCAACGTCGTGGTCGTCTCCACCCGCGACTGCTCGCTGCAGCGCCGGCACCAGAAGCTGGTCGAGGAGGCGCCCGCGCCGTTCCTCACCGAGGAGCAGAACGCCGAGCTCTACCGGGCCTCCAAGGCGATCCTGCGCGAGGCGGGCTACGTCGGCGCCGGGACCTGCGAGTTCCTGGTCTCCCAGGACGGGCTGATCTCCTTCCTGGAGGTCAACACCCGCCTGCAGGTCGAGCACCCGGTGACCGAGGAGGTCACCGGCATCGACCTGGTGCGCGAGATGTTCCGGATCGCGGACGGCGAGGAGCTCGGCTACGACGACCCCGCGATCCGCGCCCACTCCTTCGAGTTCCGGATCAACGGCGAGGACCCGGGGCGCAACTTCCTGCCCGCCCCCGGCACGGTGACGCTCTTCGCGCCGCCGTCGGGCCCCGGCGTGCGGCTGGACGCGGGGGTGGAGACCGGCTCGGTCATCGGCCCCGCCTGGGACTCGCTGCTGGCCAAGCTGATCGTCACCGGCCGGGACCGCAAGCAGGCCCTGGAGCGGGCCCGGCGCGCGCTGGCCGAGTTCAAGGTCGAGGGCATGGCCACCGCCATCCCGTTCCACCAGGCCGTGGTGTCCGACCCGGCGTTCGCGCCGGAGACGCACGGCCAGGACGGCCCGTTCAGCATCTACACCCGCTGGATCGAGACCGAGTTCGACAACACCATCCCGCCGTTCGCCGGCGGTGCGGTGGACGGCGAGGAGTCGAACGAGCGCGAGACCGTGGTGGTCGAGGTCGGCGGCAAGCGGATCGAGGTCTCGCTGCCCGCCTCGCTGGGCGTCGGCTCCGCCCCGGCGGCGGCCGCCGGTGGCGCGGGCAAGGCCAAGCGCCGGGTCGGCGCGAAGAAGGCCGGCACCGCGGTCAGCGGTGACACCCTGGCCTCGCCGATGCAGGGCACCATCGTCAAGGTCGCCGTGGCGGAGGGTCAGCAGGTCGCCGAGGGCGAGCTGATCGTCGTCCTGGAGGCGATGAAGATGGAGCAGCCGCTCAACGCCCACAAGGCCGGCACCATCGTGGGCCTGAAGGCGGAGGTCGGCGCGAGCGTCAGCAGTGGCGCGGCGCTCTGCGAGATCAAGGACTGA
- a CDS encoding nucleoside triphosphate pyrophosphatase codes for MTDRRPLVLASASPARLGLLRQAGLEPRVIVSGVDEDALSAATPAELALVLAEAKAAAVAAELADGELVIGCDSVLELDGQALGKPTDTADALARWRSMRGRSGVLRTGHCVIDTASGRQVSATASTTVHFAEPDDAEIEAYVASGEPLHVAGAFTLDGRSAPFVAGIEGDHGNVIGLSLPLLRTLLADLGVRITDLWA; via the coding sequence ATGACCGATCGTCGCCCCCTCGTGCTCGCCTCCGCCTCCCCCGCCCGGCTGGGCCTGCTGCGCCAAGCCGGGCTCGAACCCCGCGTGATCGTCAGCGGGGTGGACGAGGACGCGCTGAGCGCCGCCACCCCCGCCGAGCTGGCCCTGGTGCTCGCCGAGGCCAAGGCCGCCGCCGTGGCCGCCGAACTGGCCGACGGCGAGCTGGTGATCGGCTGCGACTCGGTGCTGGAGCTGGACGGGCAGGCGCTGGGCAAGCCCACCGACACCGCCGACGCGCTGGCCCGCTGGCGCTCGATGCGCGGGCGCAGCGGAGTGCTGCGGACCGGGCACTGCGTGATCGACACCGCGAGCGGCCGCCAGGTCTCGGCCACCGCCTCCACCACCGTGCACTTCGCCGAGCCCGACGACGCCGAGATCGAGGCCTACGTGGCCAGCGGCGAACCGCTGCACGTGGCCGGGGCCTTCACCCTGGACGGGCGCTCGGCGCCGTTCGTGGCGGGCATCGAGGGCGACCACGGCAACGTGATCGGCCTGTCGCTGCCGCTGCTGCGCACCCTGCTCGCCGATCTAGGGGTGCGGATCACCGATCTCTGGGCCTGA